Within Rhododendron vialii isolate Sample 1 chromosome 12a, ASM3025357v1, the genomic segment GACTTCTCATACATGGTACATGGTTATGGTAGAAGAGAAATTGGTTGGAAGTTTGTGAAGTTCTTACAACAATGATCCATAGACTTGTatgaagtttgaaaattgaacttCTTGAATTTGGGTGGCTCATAGTTAACATAGGCACATGTGGACTGCAGAAAAAAACTTGTTTGGCAATACTAGTGCTCTTTGATGTCAATGTTAAATATCCGCAACTTAACCAGTCACCTGGAGTATCTGGTGATTTTGGTCATGTTAAGTGTGTGTGCtttccatttttatttctaTCTGTGACAAATTGATAAAAGTTGAATTTAATTCACTGGTTCTGAATGAGATCTCTACATGTCTGGTGGTGTGTAAGATATTAGTCTATCAGTTGTGTTGCTGAGTGAAAATTCTGCTTGCTTTTGCAGGCCCTGTTATGACAAAATTTACTATTGCATTGAGGGAAATAGGGACATATAAGGAAGTTCTTAGATCCCAGGTGAAGTTTTCTTACTTCCCTTCATTTCGCCCCCCACTCCCGCAACCAAATGGTGGAGCCCGAAGTATTGAGCTGCAGGGTTGCCAGTTTCACCTAACGCAATGCTGAATGTCAATATGTTCGATTACGTGTTGTTGCTAAACGCTTGTTCGCCAAACAAGTCTTTATTCAAAATggattattttcagaaattatcACCCAACAAATTCCCGAAATAGTTTTCCAAAGaagtctttcttttcatttgtcATTTTTGTTCAGAATGAAGGGCATTTCTGGGAAGAAAGATTCCAAAGAAGtctttcttttaacatgtggtttTACTACATTACTGTAAGTTATAGCCCTAATATTTTGGTCATGATGCTTTACTTCAACCCATCCCCAACCCCCTGTAAAAAGGAAAGGAGAGTGGTGTTGCTCCCTTTACTAGTGCATCAGCTATACAATGTTCTTATTTGTTTGGAGTAGAGATGGTATTTTTCGTCTAACATTTTCCATTTCTGTTTCAGGTTGAACACATGCTGAATGACAGGTTGCTACAATTTGTCAATATAGATTTACATGATGTGAAGGTACTAAATGCCGCTAACTTCTACAATTGGTTGACATTTGTGGCATAATATATCTTCGATTAACCGGAAAAGGTCGTGAATCATGCAGGTTTTGCCAGTTTAGTTCTGTGAGTGGAGTGGTTCAGTATTCTATCTATATTATTTATCAAGGGCTAATGATGACATCTTAGTACAGCTACTAGTTTTGGAATTTGGTAAAATTGAATTCTTTAATATGCTCATATGTCGCTTTAAATAGTAGTGAATCCAGTGTAAACTATTTACTGGGCTGATATACTTGCATTCAGACACTGattgtttcaaatttgaatgTAGAATATTGTTGCTGAATTTCATTGCTAATTTTCTATGGTTAATAATGTTGTCTGTTGGACACCAGTCACCTTTTAACATATGTGACTATGTGAGGCATGGGTGGGTATGTTCAAGCAACAAGTTCGTTGCAGAATGCAGAGGGTGCCTTCCTGCACACATGCACATCCTAATCATGAATAATGCTTAAGAATTCATTGTGCTGGATAACATCTATGCTAGAATTCGTTGGAAGTAGCTGATTCCAACTTCAGTGAAGGGCTCTTAGTTTGTGGAATGAACTTATGGAGTAGCTTTAGTAGTAATTGATTAATAGTCTTGAATCTCTAGGCCTACCGATAGTGTATGCACTTGTTTGGCTCATCTAGAGTAGTCTGGCTTCCCCTCTACGGGCATGCATATGATCTTAGGACTTAAGCAACTCTCTGAAACAACTTAAAGCTTTTAAAGCAGCTAGTTGTAAAAGCAGCTAGAGGTAAAAGCAGTTTCACTCTCTTTCCTATTATAAGTTGTATCAGCTAATAAGGGATCTTGTCGTTTTGTGCAGGAAGCACGGAAGCATTTTGACAAGGCAAGCCTTCTTTATGACCAGGTGATTCTCATCTCAGGTACTTCGATGGTTGATGATAATAATAAATcatgaaaaaatcaaaaaaagacTCAATAAATTTGACATAGAAGTTAAAGTCTTTTTCTCCTTCAATCAAGATAGTAATTTTAGGGTTTGCACCTGAGGCACTAACTCACCCTACTAAATCAAATAAGGGACCTATGAACCGCTCAGGATGGTAATGGAAATTTACCTTCCTTTAGATCCTCACTAGACCAAATAAGGCACCTACGGACCACTAATGACTCGTAGCTCCAAGAGGTTTTAAAAGTAGGCAATACTTCACTTTCCGTCAATACATCTGTTAGTGAAAGATGAAATAATCAAATGGAATGGATGAAAAACAAATGGTAATATGCAATCTTTTCTGACTGATTTTATGATTTGGGGGTTTTCCATTGATCTTTCCTTTCTTCTCAGTCTTTCATTTTTAGATTATTTTGGATTTGGGGGTTGATTTGGGGCTTCTCCTCTTCAATTCTTGGTGTTTGGTTTGCATTCCAGTGAAAGTTCCAATTGGGTTGTTTTTCTTTGAAGGAAGTAGCTATCTGATTATGTTCTGTGCTCCTGATGGTGTGTCTCAATCTTTCGAGTTGTTTTGATATTGTGTGGGAGAGAGTAGAATAGTGATGGTTGAATGAGGGAGAGGTTTCTGTAGATCTCTCACTCTGATTCATTTGGAAATGGAGTGATTGGGTAAAGTAGTTGGAGGGGTTGTCCGAGGGGTTTTGAAAGCTTGGTTTCTTGGGAGTTTGAGGGGTGGATGTATAACGTTGGGAAGAGAGGTTCGTCAAGGTTAACGATTGGTTTGCACAAAAGATGTGAAAACATGAATCTAAAGGTCTATAGGTGGTAGCGATGGCATAGCCATGGTCGGTTTTGAAAGAGGTTGTGATAGGAAATTCTTGTCTACTGGTGTATGTGGCTGTCAATGACGTGTGGTGATGCTAGGTGAAAAATTACTTGATTGAAGAGAAGAAATTTGTTACTGATGCATAGTGTTGGATTCTCTGGGTAGTGCATTATGGGTTGGATAAAAGTAGGGGCTAAAGTGGATTGATCCTTtagtttttttggggtttggttGATTGGCATGTGAGAGCATTGGAGCATCAAAGCCCCCATAGGTTGCGCTGTGTGATCTTCAAACAAACCATGAGCCTCAACAAGGAGCTGGGGTCATTTCGTCAAACATGTGAATCTGACCGTTCTTACTTTGCTTGGTGAATATAGTGTGAAGCAAAGTACCTCATTGCGTCGTTGATAGTGTATCTTAGTCTTCACCTTATAGCTAGTGTTTAGGGTTGAGTTCTACCTTTGATTGAGAAACTTGGTATCCGAGTCAAATACTCGGGTGGGTAGGGTACATGTCCCTGGCCTACACATGTGGAAGGTTCTTCCGAGAGAGAATGCCATGCAAGATGGTGGTGTGAAGTAAGGCAATATGTAAGAGTGAGGGCAGCCTCGACTCCATATCTAGTTTTTGGTATCTACTTTTGCCGAAGATCGCACAATAGAGAGATGGGAGATTGTTAAAAAGTACAGAAAAAGTTCATACTTAAAGGCCTGGTTGGTTACTAACTCACTGGTAAGTAATAACCTTTGACAAATACGGTGGTGCCTTTTTTTCTTCTAGGATCTCTCAACATCAGATTGCTCAAAATTCTGCTCTTCAGTCGGGGAAGAAATTTGAAATACAGTGTGATTTCAAAGGTGGAAGGCAAGTGCTCTTGCTTTCGGTGAAGTGGTTCTTTATGCGATCACACTGGATTGGATGCAGATTTGGAGCTACCAAACAAACTTTCACAATTGTAGTTACTTTTATTTGCTAGTCTCTGGGAGTGTGGAGTACAGTTGAAGGCAGCTTTTACTTTGTTTGGATTTATGGATGGTGTATAGACTAATCAAAGTTAACAGACTCAAACCTTAGGAGGCATTCAGATTGCTTAAGTGAAGAAGTTAAAAGCCATTTTTTTACAACAGTTGCCCACTTACCCAAGCTCCATGCCTGTTTTATGTTGCCTTCCCGAAAAATTTCCCTTCAGGTGCATGCTATATTAGGGTTCTTCCTTCACTTATTAAAAAGATTGTTGTAGCACTTCCTTGATTAAGATCATCTGGTTATATGTGGGTTTGACAAATTTTCACTGTGCTACAAATTACGGGAAACTGTGATATCTGAATGaaaaccccaaattttttagaatttgtcCTGCTATGGCATTTTCCGTCCATTTTAATTTAGCAAGAAGTGCCCAAAACAGTCTTGTTTATCCAAGAAGTTTGATAAGTTACTGTAGGAGAAATTAGATTGATGTACTTGAATATTGAATTTCTGTGTAGTTTCTTAAATCATTGCATGCTGCAGGCTCGTGAGAAGTTTCTATCGCTAAGGAAAGGAACAAAGAATCATATAGCTACAGTTCTGGAGGAGGTATTATTCAGAATGTTCCTGAATGATGTGTATCTGGACAAAAAGATAAACTGGTTAAACCTTGTAGAGAACATCTTTTTTCCATAAAATGCttatatttttgaattattccaGGAGCTTCACCATGCAAGGTCTACTTTTGAGCAAGCTCGCTTTAACCTGGTAACTTAATATTTTGTGCTTACAACCATAACTGGTTATCCAGATTCCAGAATCAGAAAATTGTATCAAGTCTACGAGGCTTAGAAATTTGATGCTTTCCAGGTAACTGCTCTTTCAAATGTGGAAGCAAAAAAGAGGTTTGAGTTTTTGGAAGCAGTTAGTGGTACGATGGATGCTCATCTCCGTTACTTCAAACAGGTAAACCATTTTGTGcaaattttttagtttcttgCTGGATTGCTTGTGGACCCCCTAAACCTTGGTTAATTTGTTAGGGGTATGAGCTGTTGCATCAGATGGAACCATACATCAATCAGGTTTGTTGTTATATTCGCCTTTATGGTAACAACATGTGGTGCTTTTTGTAGGTAATTAACCAACTATTTTGAATTTGATAGTTTTTCCATATAAATCAAAGTTTTGGTCCCGGGTTGAGGGTTTTAAGAGGGGACTTCTAGATTAGGTCCTTCAAGCTAGAAGAGAAGTTAAAACTGAAATAAGGGATGGGAAAAAAACACATCTGAGTCGCTTAAATACTTTTTAAATCCATTTTACTGGCTTGACTATATGTGATCAAACTCATGGAGATGGTTCATCTATAGACCCCTCCtgaaaaaatgagaggtcaATGTACCGATGATGGCAGGATTCAATCCCAGGTCACAGTTACCGCCTCCAAAGACTAGTTGTTAATTTAAATCTGCCAGCACCTTGTTTCCTTATGCTTTGAATTTGCGTTTGGCATTGAAGAACACAGCTGTGCTGGAAAGTGCacacaaaattttattcctaacaataacATTGACCAGTTCAAACTATGCTCTCGTGATCTCGTCTTTGTTTATCCTAGTTTTGCTTATGTTTCTGTTTGTATACTGAAGCTATTTGGGTTCTAGCTCTCCACCTTTGGCTATTTGTTGAGACGAAGGCAGAGAGATAACTTTGGAAATAGTATAGCGCTAGATTCTTTGAGTTGAGTTAATGCATTGATGTTTCTGAGCTCCACTTGTTCTAATTAAGGTTGAGAAATATGAAGTGCCACGTGTTGCTTGTAGGTCTTGACTTATGCACGACAATCAAGAGAAAGGTCCAACTATGAGCAGGCAGCTCTTAACGAGAGAATGCAAGAGTACAAAAGGCAGGTTGATCGAGAAAGCAGGTTGTCTTCAAATGGTTCTCATGGATCTCCTAATGGGGGGGATGGCATACAAGCAATTGGTAGAAGTTCACATAAAATGATAGAAGCGGTCATGCAATCTGCTGGAAAGGGAAAGgttaagagatcatgttcacttgtattttctttacctttttttttttgggttaactTCCGCATTAACATCGACATTTGGTGTTGGGATGATAATTCCAGGTTCAAACTATTCGACAAGGTTATCTCTCAAAACGTTCGTCAAACCTGAGAGGTGACTGGAAAAGAAGGTTTTTTGTCCTTGATAGTAGGGGAATGCTGTACTACTATCGCAAACAATGCAGCAAACCATCTGTAAGTTTATAtggaatgagattaaattctttccaccggcGGTGCAAATGGTGGGTTTTCCACAATTCCACCACCGCTGTTGTGGGCCACACAGCGTTCATCGATATAATCttaaccgttcatcttgtagggcccACATATTAGTGTATCcatgaaaaaaaacagtttgatTGGACACGGTACATGTATatatcaaaagttgaattttagtttatataATAGATGGTCTGATTCTGTTAATTGTTTTAAAGTTAAaatgtccattttataaatcgAGATTCAAATTTGGATACACCTATCAATGTCTGATCAAGCTAAATTTTTAAATGCAAATACTATTTTGCgggccctacaagatgaacgttTCATATAACTAATAGACGCACGGTGGGGCCCATAATGACGGCCCACTGGCGGAAGAAATTTAATCACATATGGAATATAAGTATGGATTCTGTCCATCCATTTTAGTCTTAATTCCGTCCTTGCCTTTGTATCACTATGAATTTTTAGGGATCTGGCAGTCAACATTCTGGTCAGAGGAATAGTTCTGAACTTGGTTCTGGATTGCTGAGTCGCTGGCTTTCTTCTCATTATCATGGGGGAGTACACGATGAGAAATCCGTTGCTCATCACACCGTGAACCTGCTGACATCGACAATAAAAGTTGATGCCGACCAGTCGGATCTGAGGTTTTGCTTCAGGATTATATCACCAACAAAGAATTACACCTTGCAGGTAGCCTTACTGTAGGTTGCACTATTTTTGGTCATTTAGTTGTGTGTCTCATACCAAATCATCTTATTTCTGAATAGCTATGTTGTCAGTGAAAGTTAGTGTTATTTTTAATGTTTGTATTTGCCTGTCAGTGCAGGCAGAAAGTGCCCTGGATCAAATGGACTGGATTGAGAAGATAACTGGGGTCATCGCTTCACTACTGAGTTCGCAGACTCCTGAGAGGGTAATTCCTAAGTCCATTATCACAACGGGTCTTTGATTTTCATACTTAATTGATAATTGAGTTGTTTCCTTTCAGTGTTTGCTGGCTAGTCCCATGGGAAGTGGTCATCATCGATCTGGCAGTGAGAGTAGTTCATTTGAGAGTTCTGATTTTGATCATGCACCAGTTGAAGAATACACATCCGAGAGGCTTGGCTTTGGACATCATGAACGGGCATTGAGAAGTTCACAACAACGTACCTCTGTGAAAATTGAGAAGCCGATTGATGTGCTACGAAAAGTATGTGGTAACGATAGATGTGCTGATTGTGGTGCTCCTGAACCCGATTGGGCATCCTTAAATCTTGGTGTTCTTGTCTGCATCGAATGTTCTGGTGTTCACCGGAACCTGGGTGTGCACATATCAAAGGTAAGTTGCATATTTCTGTGCACAGTGCTAGCATCTTAAGACACTGTTGTAACAATTTTTGGGTGCATATTGCTTATAAAGAATATAAAGGTTCTGTTCATGTAATAGTTTTTACTTTGTCCATCAATGACATGATAGTGATTGCTGAATTACTTGCTGGAATGAACCCAAGAATTGATGCCTCTGCTGAAGTCTATTAGGATTACACCTTTAGATTACCGACGACCCAGCGTATGGTTGAGAATGTTCCATTGAAGGTCTATTTTAATGCCCCTTCATCCAGCTTCTCATCTATCCTGCTAACTTAAATTCAAGTCCTATTGACAGGATGGGAGCTCTTTGGTAGAGTAGATTAAGTTAGTTCATGATCATCATATTTGTACAGTACATTAAGCTAGTAGCTCTTCTCAGCATTCCTCCGATGTAACTATTGCTTGGAAGTTTAACTGATGGCCCTAGGTTGCCCATATGTGATGTTGTCAAATAAGAAGAGATTAAAGGATTTTTCTAACCTTAAATTGGAAGtggttctttttttgttgagtttttacaCAAATGTTTtatgtttatttgttttgttttcgtcTTTGGAAATTTGGGGTCCTGtggtatatttttttctttttggaaatttaAGCATGTTGCCATTTGGATATATCTGGAATGGGACCATTTGTAAGCTTAAGCAATATTGGGGCTAAAGCAAACTTGCTTTAGCCTAAAGCCGGCTTTGCCGTATCGCTCATGGACTCTCTTTGGGATGGATGAAGATGCTGTTCATCAGACCAGTGCTCATAATGAAGACATCAATACTGCAGAGCCAGAGGCAGAGTTAACTAATATCGACTCACTTGAAAGTATCGTTACTAACATCGACTCACTATTAACAACCACTTTATTTTGATTTGGAGGACCAAAGAATGTGTTCATTCTCTCCCAACAgtgttttttgtgtgtttgtgtgtgtaagCACGACACGTTTTCTTGGTAGTATTTGCTAGATTTGATGAGTATGCTTCGCCTTGCTGACATATTACTCCGTAGTCCGTACTCCGGCAATTGGATACGTGTGAGAATAGATGAAAGATTCAGTGTGCCTTTGTGGGATTGATATTCTATTGAGTTGGTTTAGTAAACGATTCCAGAGTGTGAAGTTTTTTGAGGATGATATTGTTATTGTTCTACAATTAGAAGTTAGAATAAGTTCATTTCAATATCTTAGGTTACCCCAAGAGGTTGCTTGTTTGGTTGAGTTCAGTTCTTTTGCTTATGGTTGGTTTCTATTGCAGGTAAGGTCACTGACACTTGATGTTAAAGTTTGGGAACCTTCTGTGATAAGTATGTTCCAGTCATTGGGCAATACCTTTGCTAACTCAGTATGGGAGGAGCACTTGCAATCAAGAAGTGGATTTCAGGTTGATCTTGTCCCTACAGGGTAAATAATCCCCACTATAGTTAAATGGAGTTTTCACTTTCAATTTTGAAAGCTTTAATGCAAGAGCTTTGTTATTGTTATAAATTTGTGCTTATTATTGGATGTTGCTAATATTCACTTGCTGTTCTGATGCTGAAGCTTGTACAAGTCTGACAAGCCACAGATGCTTTTTATTGGGAAGCCTAGTCATTCTGATTCTATTTCAGTAAAGGAGAAATTCATTCATGCAAAGGTATGCATATTATCCTTGTGCTCATTTTCTGAAAACTTTCATTTCCACTTGATTGCACGTGACTTTGAGGAGGTTCTTTTCATATTCctgacagtttttttttaactaatatTCCGGATAGCGTAATTATACCAAATTTTTTATCTATGGCAGGAGATATGTTAACAGAGAGACGTATGTAGATTTATCAATTGGTTAATGAATACCTGCACAGTTTTGATATGTGCATTCACTAGCTTGAGAAAGGCACCAGAAGCATGGTGGAGAGAGAATATATTGTTAGGTTAAGTATTATAAGCGGATGCTAAATGATTGATCCTCACAGTGTTCTCTTGCTGTTAATTAATGTTGTGCCTATGTCAGTATATTGCTTAGTTATCTAGTAGTAGTCCTGGTTTAAAACAACTTATCTGCAAGAACTGAACACTGAAAGATTAATGCTACAATACCAATTGGGTTTTTTACATCTACACTTAAATAAAAGGGCAATCACAATTGCATGATGGGAATAACAATATCACGTGATGTGGGTGTGCTTCCCCTTCTTTTACTTTTGTTCTATACTGCTGATCTGTGGCTCTGAACGGGCAATCGGGGCCTAGATACGAGAACATGTCCATAACCTGCCCCACTGTGAACTAATTATTTGGTGGTCTGACCTTATGGGCATGAGTCATGATTGAGCAGGTTTATGGTTCACTTGATTGGCGCTACTTTTTGTGAATGTGGGTGCACACACGAACCAATTCTGATTTCTGAATGCTACTTCATTTATAAGACCCTGAGTCTTTGAGCGCCATATAGTCCCTTGCCAATTTGGAAGTTATGTGTTGAATGCGTTACCAAATTACCCTGCTTCATTATGACAAAGTACACAACCAAGAAACtggaaaaagaaatcaaaagcaTTGAAATGTGTTGCTCAGTCCGGCAATTTGAGCAGGCAGTTAAATTATTTGCATTAAGAACCTATGAAAGTTGTTTTACCTTTGTTCTAGATATTCTGGGTTTGCGAGTGTATCttcatttttaagtttttagcCTTTTCTTAGGTGTTCTGTGAAATCTGCTCTGGAAAATAGGGAAGTGCTATCATTCCTCGCTTTCTTTTGTACATGGGTCGTATTCCCTTGATGCCttctcaataaattttattacttataaaaaaaaatagtgaagtGCGATCATGTTTCTTCTGATTGCAGTATGCAGACAAACTTTTTGTTCGGAAGCCCAGGGACAATCATACAGTGGCACAACAGATCTGGGAGGCCGTTCGTGGTAATGACAAGAAATCTGTATATCGGCTCATTGTAAACTCTGAAGCAAATGTAAACTCTGTCCATGAGCAAGTGTCATCCAAATCTTTAACCCTTGCCAAAGCGATGCTGCTGCAAGAGCCGACAAGCCTCGATCAAAGCTCTGGAATCTTAGCTGGGGATTCACCAGCACGGTCCTTGAACGCTTCAAACTTAGCAGCAGGTACAAGTGAAAGCCATTCAATGGAGGATCTTGAGGGGTGCTCCTTGCTTCATGTGGCTTGTGAAACTGCTGACATTGGCATGCTGGAGCTCCTCCTACAGTATGGTGCAAACATAAATGCTTCTGATGCAAGAGGTCAAACACCACTTCATCACTGTATTCGTGGAGGCAAAGCTACACTGGTCAAGATGCTTCTTACAAGGTAATTACTGATCCTGACTACAAATCATAGTTACTATCACATCCTTCCTACAGATCATTTTACAATTCACTGTTTCAATGTTTGTacaagttgagagaaaataggttGAGCTGGTTTGGTCACTTAAAACTGAGAACAGTGTTTGTTCCTGCATTGAATGGCTTATTGGGGACTTAGATGTAAGTAACGATAGAGAAAAACGACAGCACAATTGTTAATGGAACTGTTAGGGGAGTGACATAAGTTGCCATAGAATTTGAGGTTGAAGGTGGTATGATTTTATCAAAACCAATTAATGTTATAGACCTTGACAGAGTAGAATGGGGGGAAAAGATTAGCGTAGCTCAGCTCCATTTGATTGGGACACCAGGAAAATGATTAATGCAAAGTTTTGTTTGGCTTGGTTGCTGTTTCATATTTGTGCACAACTATTGTGTTAAGTCTCCTTCACTGAGGTGCAAACTACTTTGGTTTAGCTTCGCATGTAAGCCAAATTCACCTTTTGTCGTATTTGACTCAAGTACTACTACTTCATCTGAAAGAAGGCTATATTGAGTTCTAGTAGTTCCGTTTGTCTATTTATTCATCATAGCTTTAGGTGTAAGCGAGTCTCTTGAACTTTCTGTTATTTATGAAGGATATAAAAGCAACATATTTATTTCTTGGGGGACCTTGGGTCTTTGTAAAGCCGATAGTGTGGAGTGCTGAAATACGAAATTGCTAATATGAAATCAGTAGCATGGACTGATACCTTCATGGCTCCTGCATCCAATTCTCTATTTTTATCTATTGGTGGGTTGTCTATAAGAACGGTTCTTTGAGCCTCTATTGGAGATAAGGTTTTGCTTCCAAAGCAAGAATAATTGGTCGATGCCCCCATCCTCAACATAGTTCTCCAATCTGTCATATGTCTCTCAATTTCCAAAATCAGTCAAAGCAGTCTGTATAGCTAAATTGGGGAAGTAATACTCATTCGCGTTATTTGCCCATGCatgttctcttctctttccttgTGCTCTTTTTCTCTCCATGTATAGTCCCCCATAATACTGGTTGCCGCATATTGATCATCCGGCTCATTTAAACAGTTTATTGTGCTCAACTGCAGGGGGGCAGATCCATATGCTGTCAACGGAGAAGGTAAAACCCCTGTCGAGCTTTCAATGGAGTCAAATGTTGAGGAAATGAGGTCCTTGTTCTATTATCGGCTCCAATTGGATAGTAATCTTGAAAAGGATTTGCTTCAAGGGCTTTAACATTTGAAGCTCGGTAGCCTCACTTCGGAAAGGAGTTAAGGCGCCATTTTTTTTGGGTcgtaattatttttataaaaagtacCTGTAGATTTGAACTCTTGTGCATTTAGATGCAAATTTGTGCTTATGACTCTATAGTTAAAGATGGCCCCAGCTGTTCTTGAGGTGAGAGCTGCTGGAAGCATTTAGCCTAGGGGCTGTGGTAATGTTAATGGTGGTGTTTTGTCTATTTTGTATGGTTCGTCCATTGATTTCGGAATTTGAGGGCGTGTTTGTTTGTACATTATTTGGTCGATTTGTCTTTTCGAAGGGGAATTAATACATTATTTGTAAGTTATTATGCTTAGATTAAAGCAAGAAAAGTTGTTTTGGAATATCAGTTCGGTCGTTGCCTTTGTTTTTTGAGAATCGGTTAAACAGGAAGGGGGAAGAGATCACTATAACCGAAGGTTACAAATAAATAAAGCACTAATCCACCATCGGATGCCTTTGGTTCAGAATTCAAATGTGCTATAGggtttaattgtttttatttttctgcgCTTTTTAGCCTAGAAGTCCCTAAAGTTCGAGATTGTGGACCAAACGATAAGggaagagggggggggggggggggggggggggttggggggggGTGGTGGGAATTTGGAGATTGATTTCCACACTTTCCTGTTCTTCATTTgcacttttttcttgtttctaccAGGTTAAGTTACTATAACACCCTTGCACTTTATAATTTAATTTTCCTCTTGTTTTCTGAGTGACAGAAATAACCCTTGTATCTCCGGCAAAAAATAAATCCT encodes:
- the LOC131310017 gene encoding ADP-ribosylation factor GTPase-activating protein AGD3, whose amino-acid sequence is MHFAKLDDSPMFRKQIQCLEESAEFLGERSLKFYKGCRKYTEGLGEGYDGDIAFASALETFGGGHNDPISVAFGGPVMTKFTIALREIGTYKEVLRSQVEHMLNDRLLQFVNIDLHDVKEARKHFDKASLLYDQAREKFLSLRKGTKNHIATVLEEELHHARSTFEQARFNLVTALSNVEAKKRFEFLEAVSGTMDAHLRYFKQGYELLHQMEPYINQVLTYARQSRERSNYEQAALNERMQEYKRQVDRESRLSSNGSHGSPNGGDGIQAIGRSSHKMIEAVMQSAGKGKVQTIRQGYLSKRSSNLRGDWKRRFFVLDSRGMLYYYRKQCSKPSGSGSQHSGQRNSSELGSGLLSRWLSSHYHGGVHDEKSVAHHTVNLLTSTIKVDADQSDLRFCFRIISPTKNYTLQAESALDQMDWIEKITGVIASLLSSQTPERCLLASPMGSGHHRSGSESSSFESSDFDHAPVEEYTSERLGFGHHERALRSSQQRTSVKIEKPIDVLRKVCGNDRCADCGAPEPDWASLNLGVLVCIECSGVHRNLGVHISKVRSLTLDVKVWEPSVISMFQSLGNTFANSVWEEHLQSRSGFQVDLVPTGLYKSDKPQMLFIGKPSHSDSISVKEKFIHAKYADKLFVRKPRDNHTVAQQIWEAVRGNDKKSVYRLIVNSEANVNSVHEQVSSKSLTLAKAMLLQEPTSLDQSSGILAGDSPARSLNASNLAAGTSESHSMEDLEGCSLLHVACETADIGMLELLLQYGANINASDARGQTPLHHCIRGGKATLVKMLLTRGADPYAVNGEGKTPVELSMESNVEEMRSLFYYRLQLDSNLEKDLLQGL